The nucleotide sequence GCTTGGACGGGCTCTGCCCCGGGGAGGTTCGTCGACGCCACGGGATCCGGGTGATTGCTGGAGAACACTGGAACTTGTACTCTCCGGCTCGTGGCCGGGTCCGTGGAAGTGCTGGAAGGCAGGGTCGACGCCCGCCGAGCCGAGATCCGCCGCGCGGTGCCGGCCCGCGACCCGGGCCCGCGCCGCGCGGTGCCGGCCCGGCTCCGCGCCGAGCCGCTGCCGACGGCGGCGGGAGCGGGAGCGGCGGTCGGGGCGGTGTGAGTACCCTGACCGCGCTGGCCCGGGCCGAGGCGGTGGCGGCCGGGCGCGCCCAGCGGATCACCACCGTGCGCCACCTGCACGTAAGCGACCGGCCGCTGGTCTTCATCCCGCTGAGCATGGCCGGCGAGGCGAACGCGCCGCTGGCCGCACTGGTCGGCGACGACCCGGCCGCGCCGACGCTGCTGGTGGTGCCGCAGCCGCGTAACCGGGACCAGCGGTTCGGCTTCGCCGCCGAGCTGGCCGAGGTGCTGCTGCCCTATCTGGACAGCTTCCGGGGTGTCACCGAGGCGGTCACGGCCAACCGGGGCAGGGAGGTTCGCTACCGGTACGTCGACGCGCCGCAGGTACTGGTGCCCAACTCGGCCGGGATCGGCTTCGTCCGGCTCTTCGGGCGGTCGACCCGGTTCCGGCGTACCGACGGGGACTATCCGGTGCACCCGTCGGTGCCGCTGCTCGGGCAGTGGCTGACGTTCCTGGCCGACCGGGCCGAACATCCCGGCTCGGGAATGCTGCTGGCGATGACCGAGGCGCTCGGACTGCACTGGGCGACCGGGCAGTCCGCGCTTGAGGACGCGCACCTGGCGGCGTTGCTGGCCTGGATCGACCCGGTCGACGGGCGCACCGGTGCCGACGCGGCCGCGGCGGCCGAGGACCCGCTGCGCTGGCCGCCGGCCGGGCCGGTCACCGACCCGACCTTCGACAACGAGATCCTGGCGCCGGCGATGACCGGCTACGAGGAGGCGGCGGCGAGTGGCGACGAGGCACTTCGGTCCCGGGCTCTGGGCGTACTCGAAGAAGCCGTGCGGTCGCAGCTTCGGCCGACCTGGGAGCTGATGTGGCGGGGCGTGGCGCTGCTCCGGGGACTGCCGGCCGGGGCGCGGGTGGCCGGTCGCTGGGCCGAGGACCGGGACGTGTTCGGCAATTTCGCGCTCTATGTGGACGGTGGCGGCCATCCGCAGCCGCGCCGCGACGGGGCGGTCAACGCGGCGCACCGGCTGCACCGGCTGGAACGGGCGGCACAGTCGTACGCCGTGCAGCGCGCCTACGACGACCCGCTGGTGATGGCCGATCACCGGCTGACCGGGGAGGCTTTCGTCGGTGAGGTGACGCTGGCGGCCCCGAACCGGATCGACGACAGCGGGAAGCGGCGGGTGCTGCGGCCCCGGATCCAGGTGACGACGGCGGACGTGGTGCTGGTGCCGGTGGGGACGGTGCTGCACTCGCCGAACCGGCCGGGGCAGCGGGCCCGGGTCGTCTTCGTCACACCTGATCCGGCCTCGGGGCGGAACGACGTGGTGCTGGAGTTGTCGGGTGGGTTGGGGCGGTCGCTGACCCCGGCGCCGGGGAGCGTGCCGGAGCTGGGGGACCGGCTCTGCTACACGACGCTCTCCGACTCCTTCATGCCGCCGGGGGAGTTCCCGAGCCGGGACGAGACGCCGTGGACCCACGGCGGGCCGCCGCAGGCGTACGAGGAGCCGGTCGCGCCGAGCGCCGACGACGCCCGGGAGGAGTGGTCGTGAGTTCTGCTCCTCCTGGCCTGTTCGTGCCCGGTGGTGGAGCTGTGCTGCCCGGTGGTGGAGCTGGACGGTTGGCGCTGCCGCCGGGTGAGGCGGCCCGGCGGGTGGTCGAGGAGGTGCTGGCAGACCTGCGGAACGGGGACCACCGGGGGGTGGTGGTCGACTCGCCCCCGGGGGCCGGGAAGTCGACGCTCGTGGTGCGGGCGGCGGGCGAGCTGGCCGAGGCGGGCGAGCCGCTGATCGTGATCGCCCAGACCAACGAGCAGGTCGACGACCTGATCGACCGGCTGGCGCGGGCGAAGCCGGAGCTGCCGATCGGGCGGCTGTCTGCGAACGAGTACACGGCGACGGACCGGATCAGGAACTATTCGACGGTCCGGGTCGCGGCGAAGGTCGCGGACCTGGGCGGGTCGTCCGTGATCATCGGTACGGCGGCCAAGTGGGCGCTGGTCTCCGAGGGACGCTGGCCGTGGGCGATCGTGGACGAGGCGTACCAGATGCGGTCCGACGCCCTGCTGCGGGTGGCCGGCCGGTTCGACCGGGCGTTGTTCGTCGGTGACCCCGGGCAGCTGGATCCGTTCTCGACGGTGGAGACGGAACGCTGGACCGGGCTGACCTGGGATCCGATGCAGTCGGCGGTGGCGGCGCTGCTGCGGCACAACCCGGACCTGCCGGTACACCGGTTGCCGGTCTCGTGGCGGCTGTCGGCCTCGGCCGCCCCGGTGGTGGCCGAGGCGTTCTATCCGTTCACCGGCTTCTCGGCCGGGACTACTGCTGCTCAGCGATCTCTGTCTTTTGCGACGGCCGGGTTCGGTGGCGGGCCGGTGGACGAGGCGTTGGAGCTGGCGGCGGCTGGTGGGTGGGCGTTGTACGAGCTGCCGGCCCGGCACACACTGCGGACGGATTCGGAGGCGGCGGACGCCTGTGCGCGGTTGGCGTTGCGGGTGTTGGAGCGGGGTGCGGTGGCGGTGTCGGAGCGTGCTCCCGAGGGTGTTCCGGTGACCGCTGACCGGATCGCGGTGGGGGCGGCGCACCGGGACCAGGTGGCGGCGGTCCGGGCGCGGCTCGGGGCGGCCGGCGCGGGGATCACGGTGGACACGGCGAACCGGTTGCAGGGGCGCGAGTACGACGTGGTGATCGTGCTGCATCCGCTGTCGGGGCGGCGGGACGCCACCGCGTTCCACCTGGAGGCGGGGCGGTTGTGTGTGCTGGTGTCGCGGCACCGGCACGCGTGTGTGGTGGTGGCGCGGGCGGGGATCGCCGAGCTGCTGGACGCCCATCCGTCGACCGAGCCGGTGCACCTGAACGTACCGGTCAGGTTCCCCGACGGCTGGGAAGCCAACCAGTCGGTGCTGGCACATGTCGCGAGCCGTCCAGCGCGCGCTTGACTTCGGTACGGCGGAGGCGAGCTGGCCTCAGGCCGCGATACTCCGGGCAGTCGCATAGACGTCCGGTGGGAGCGGACTGTCGAGCCGCCACAGCACCCGCATCGGTCGACTGCCGGTGTGCGAGTCGTAGGTCATTCGGCCGGCATACAAGTACGGCGGCGCGCCGAGGTCGCCGTCCCGGACCTTCGTCTCCCGCACGAAGAGATGCACGGTCGACCCGATCTCGGCATGGCGGATGTACCGCTGTCCGGTCGGAGACGCCGCCGACGTGGTGCTCTGCGACTCCCATTGGAAGAACTCGTCGGTGATGGCTCGGTCGGCGTACATGGTGGTGGGAGAATAGTGGTGCTCAGACTTGCGGAGCGTGACGAAAAAGAGATCGGCCTGCTCTTCCGGGACCCACTTGACGCCCTCGCGAAGCTGGGTCGGGTTGGGTACGCCGAAGCCGGCACAGGCTTCGTCACGGCTGTATCGGGCGTGCACTCGTAGCGGGACGGTCGCCGAGACCGGTCCGGGCGTGAGCCGGTGGATGCGGTCTTCCAGCACGTCAGCCAGCTGGACGAGTTCGTCGCACCGGTCGGAGTGCGCCCAGAGTCGCCGCAGCCCTTCCTCCGTGCGATCGAGCGGGATCTTGTTGCCCCACAACATGATGTGCAGAAGGTTTGCCAATCGTCCACCGCTCGGGCGTCGCTTGGCGGCGACCCGGCGAAGCATGGCGAGGCGGTCCGGGTCGTCCAGGTGCAGCATGCGACCGATGGCGGCGCCAAGGGCTACGTCATCTGATCCGACAGGGCCATCGCACAGGCCGGCTCGGCGACGGAGCCCGGTCCAGCCGCCGAGGCTCTTGCGACGGTAGATGTCATCCAGCTCCAGGCCGGTCTCGCGCAGGAAGTCGGCGAGGCTGACATCTCCGAGCTCCTGTAGCTCCTTGCTGAGGTAGGCCGTCGAGGTGGGCAGCGCGGCCTTGATGTTGGCCAGGACGATGTCCTTTGCTACCCGGTCGAGTTCGATGTGACAGCCGCTGGGCAGGTGAGGGAAGTCGTCTGCGACAGCCTGGGGCAGTCCTCGGCGGCTGACGCCGGTCAGTGCCCGCCATCGGAGGTCGAAGCGGAAGTTGGCGTGCTGACCGCCGATGAAGTCGAGCACGGTAAGGCAGCCTTTGCCCTCGTCAAGACGCAGGCCCCGACCGAGCTGCTGAAGAAAGATCGTCGCGCTCTCGGTGGGGCGCAGCATCAGGATCGTGTTGACCATAGGCAGGTCGACGCCCTCGTTGAACAGGTCGACGGTGAAAAGAACCCGCAGCTCGCCTCGGCGGAACTGGTCGATCAAACGCCTGCGTTGATCTGTGTCGAGGCGCGAGGTCACGGCTGCGGACCGTACCCCGGAACGATCGAACGACTCGGCCATGCGCTCGGCGTGGACGACGCTGACGCAGAAGGCCAATGCCCGCATCTGCGCGACATCCACCTTGTCGCGTACGGCTCGCAGGATCTTCGAGGTGCGCGCCTGGTTGCCGGTGTAGAGCCCGCTCAGCTCACTTGGGTCATAGCCCTGGCCGCGCCGCCAGCGCAGCGTCGACAAGTCGACGTCGTCATGCAGCCCGAAGTATTGAAAGGGTGCCAGGAGTTGTCGTTCGAGCGCTTCCCACAGGTGCAGCTCGACTGCTGTTCGTCCGTCGAACCAGCGACGCACGTCGCCGCCGTCCGCCCGGTCCGGTGTCGCGGTCAGGCCGAGGAGCACCCGGGGTTCGAGCCGTTTCAGGACGCGGGAGTACGTGGGTGCTTCGGCGTGGTGGAACTCGTCGACGATCACCATGTCAAACCGGTTGGGTGGCAGGTCTCCGTCGCCGAGCCGGTGCAGGGATTGGATCGAGGCGAAGACGTGCCGCCAGTCGCGTGGTTTCTCGCCCCCGACCAGCACCTCGCCGAAGCTGCCCTGGTGCAGTACTTGCCGGAAGACCGAGCGGCTCTGTCGGAGGATCTGCTCCTGGTGTGCGATGAAGAGCAGGCTGTCAACCTTGCGGTCGTTCCGGAGACGGCGGTAGTCCAGGGCGGCGACCACCGTCTTGCCGGTGCCAGTGGCCATTACCACCAGGTTGCGGTGGCGGCCGTGGACCAGTCGCTCGGCTTCGAGGTCGGCGAGGATTTCCCGCTGGTAACCGTACGGGTGGACGTCGATGTTCGTGATCTCGATGTCGGCCTCGGCGGTGTCGATCAGCCGGTGAACGCGCGGGAGCCGTTGCCGGCGTTCATGCCGTAGAGCCTGACGGAGCCGGTCGCCATGCTCCGCCGGGTCGTACGCCTCAAAGGCCGGATCGTTCCAGTAGTCGGTGAACGTCGCCTCGAAGGTGTTGGTGACATGTGGCTGCTCAAGACTGGAGACCCGGACATTCCACTCCAGGCCGTCGACCAGAGCTGCGCGGGACAGGTTAGAGGAGCCGACGTACGCGGTGACGACCCCACTGGCCCGGCGAAAGAGCCAGGCTTTGGCGTGCAGCCGGGTGGTCTTCGTCTCGTACGACACCTTGACTTCGGCGCCCAGTTCGGAGAGCCGATCCACTGCGCGTTGGTCAGTAGCGCCGAGGTAGGTCGTGGTGATGACTCGGAGACGGCCGCCCCGAGCGATCAACTCCCGGACGGATCGTTCCAGCATGCGTACGCCGTACCAGGTGATGAAGGCGCAGAGCAGGTCGACATGGTCTGCCGAGGCCATCTCGGCGTTGACCTCATGGCCGATGCGTGGCTGATGCCGCCCGTTGACCAGGAGAGCGCCGGTTGACAGCGGAGTGGTAGGCCGGACGGGGAACTGCGGCGCGGCTGGTGGTGTCGGAGGCTGCGCAATGGCCGTGAGGAGCTGCCGGTGCGCCTCAGCCAGCTGGTCATCGTTCCCGACCGCTCGCGGCTCGATGTCGGCGATGCGCTCGGCGATGCGGTTGGCCATCTCGATCTGCCTGGCGAGTCGCTCGCTGTCGCTGCCGCCGACGGAGCGCAGCGCGCGTTGGACCAGGGTGGTGATATGCCGTGCCAGCACGACGTGGGCATCCGCTGGGTCAAGGTCGGCTCGTTCGACCAGTTCCGGATCGAAGGCCCGAAGCTTGCTCGCGAGCCTGTTGGTGATGAGGTGTTCGTAGATGCCCCGCGCCAGCTCCGTCACCTCGGAGAGGCTAGCGGCTCGTCCGTTGCGTTGGATGGACTCGTAAGATAGGCACCGCTCATGGCAATGGAATACGTGCTGTACGCCTCCGCCGACCTGGCGGCCGAAAAGCTTCGGACTTTCATCGCGAATGCCACCGGCGGCGAGGTCCTGGGCAACTTCGTCCGGTGTGACGCGCTTGACGTGACCGCTCGCGAGGAAGATCCGGACGAGCTGTCGCCGGCGCCAACATCCTCGGCTTCGACCATCGGGTGACCGCGACGTTTCGGTTGTCGAACCGGGCCACCGAAGACGCGCGTGACGATGCCACCCGGGCGATGATCCGGGTGGTACTGGCGTTCTTCAACGACTATCCGGCGTACGGCTTGCTGCTGTACAACGGCGAGCGGATCATCCTGCAGCGGGTGCAGGGCCCCGGTGGGATCGACAGCGACTGGGAGGACTGGGCAGAGATGTCCGGTATGCGGCAGTTGGTCGCCGGCCTGGAGAGTCGCCGCCTGCCGCAGCCCCTGCTGTAGCTCCGGCAGAGACGGCAACCCCGGCCGGTGGGGGTTGCCGGCGCGGCGTCCAGTGCCGCGAGCTGTGCAGAAACTTAAGGGTTGCGGCGCCAGCGCACGGCGTGGGAGCACCGCCTGGACCGCCTCGGCGCGGTCCTCGACGACCAGAAGAAGGAGCCAGGATCATGACCGGACACTCGGTGAAACACAGCACGTTCATGCTGGAGCGGACCTACGCCGCCGCACCCGCCGCGGTCTTCGCGGCTTGGTCCGACCGCGACACGAAGGCGAAGTGGTTCGCGGCCGAGGACGACCGCTACACGCTGGACTTCCGGGTCGGCGGCACCGAGGCCGTACACGGCAGCGTCCCGGCCGACCTCGTCGCGCGGAGCGAATACCACGACATCGTCCCCGGCGAGCGCATCGTCTACACCACCGCCCTGTTCGGTGACCGGGTCCTCTCGACCGTGTCGCTGACCACTGTGCAGTTCGCCCGCGACGGTGACGGGACGCGCCTGGTGCTCACCGAACAGGGCACCTTCCTGGACGACCAGGAACAGCCCGGGTGGCGCGAGCAGGGCACCGGTGACTGGTTGGACGCCCTCGGCCGGCACGTGGCCCAGCGATGACGGCGGACAGCGAGCGGCAGATTCGCGAGCTGCTGGAGGCCAGGACCCGCGCCTTCGGCCGCCGCGATGCCGGCACGGCGGCCACCGCCTACCACGAAGACCTTGTGCTGTACGACGCGGTCGGCCCGTTCGTCCGCTGCGACGAGGATCCGACCGGCCGGCTGGAGAGGTGGATCGCGTCGTACCGCACGGCAATTGGGCACGAGATCTGCGACCTGGAGGTCACCGCCGGACCCGATCTGTAAGTTCGCCGACCCACCTGCCCCGGAATCGCCGCCACCATCCCGGCCTGTCACCGGGCGGCGCCCCGTCGACAGCACGGAGCAGGACCAGCAGCCCCGCAACGGCGGTTACTGGTGAGCGCGGCGAACTGGGTGATCCACCTGCCGACCACCCTCACCGAGCGGCAGGCGGCCGTCGAACTGCTCGTCGCGCTGCGCACCTCCCTGGCACATATGCCCGTACTCGACTTCGGGGAGGCGACCGTGTCGGAGGAGGACGAGCAGTCGACGCGTACCCGAATCTGGTGTGACGCCCCGATCGGCGAGCCCCGCGCCGGCGCCGGCAGCCGGCGCTGCGAGCGGCTGGTCGACCACCCCTGACCCTGCGCCGCCCACTAACGGCGACCGACGTGCCCCTCGAAGTCGGCCGAGACGTCGTGGTGGCTGACCCGCTCGTCCCAGCGGGTCAGCACCCGCCGGGCCGGCTCCGCGACGACAGCCCGCTCCGGATCCTCTCCGGCGAACGCGCGTACGTCGTCCATGCTGGCGAAGAAGGTGAGCGAGGTGAACAGGACCTCGTCGCCGTCCTGTCGGCGCAACAGACGGGCACCGGAGAAGCCGGGGACCTGCTGGAGGTGTTCGGCGACCTCGGACCGGTAGTGACGCTCGTAGTCGTCCGCCGTCGCCACCGGAGCCCATCCCTGCCACATCCGCGCGATCATCGTCGCCACCCGTTCCTTCCCGAGCCGTCAATGCCGGTGCCATCCAACACGGTGCCTGTCCAGCCGTGCCGACCATCCCGGTGCGTCGATGGCGAAATGTGCCAGGATAGTCGTACATGGATGTCTGGGCTGCGGGAGGACCTCGGTGGCGTTCTGGCGCGTCATGGACCGTGTCCGGCTCGAAGCCGGGCACGTCCTCGACCGCCCGTCCGCGCAGGGTATGCACAGCATCCAGTACTGCGAGACCGCCCGGATCGCGATCCGCCCGGCGCACGGCAAGGCGGCCCAGTCGATCCACTGCGGACATTGCGGACAGCTCGTCCCGTTCACCGTCTTCTCCGTCGCGTTGACCCGGTGGCGTCGCTGCTACGCCTACGGGTTGGGTGTCGCCCTGCTGGGTGTCGCCGTGCTGCTCTACGGCGTCGGCATCGACGCGGTCGTCGGGGCCGACAACCCGGTGTGGCCGCTGCTGCTCGCCGGTGCGGAGACGACCCTGATCGTGCTGGCCGGCACGGTGCTCGGCTACGCCGCCGTGTTCGAGCACGGGGTCCGGTCACCGCTGCTCTGGCGCGGCGGCGGAGTACCCCGCGACGGGCACCTGGCGATGGTCGACCCGCACCTCGGCCGGAAGCCGTCGGCCCGCGACGGCCGCCTGGTCCCGTCGGTCCACCACCATCCGCCGGACGAGTATCCGAGAAGGTCGGGTTGCGCCTGAACGACGGGAGCCCGTGCCGGAACCCCTTCGTGCAGGTCAACTGCCGGTCCGGCTCGGCAGGCCGGTGAAGCCGCGATGAAACGGCTACCTGCTCCACTGGCGACGGCAGGTCGGTTCGTCGTTCGAGCGTGACACCAGATGAAGCGTCAGACAGAGGGAGTTCTGTGGTAGCCAGGCGAACGTTGTTGAGAGGTACGGCCGCGGTCGGAGTGTCGGCGGTGACCGGTGGCGTGCTGGCGGGCGCTTCGGCCGGGCCGGCGTCGGCCGGCGGCACCGGGGGAGGGCACCAGCCGTGGCGGACGGGTCTCTCCCGCCTGCACGACGCCATGGCGGCTCGGGTCGCGCAGGGCAAACTCGTCGGGCTCGTCTATCTCGTCGCCCACCGGGGCGCGGTGCACGTCGGAACGCTCGGATCCCTGGCGCCGGACGGCGCCAAGCCGATGCGGCGTGACACGCCGTTCCGGATCGCCTCGATGACTAAGCCGGTCGTCGCGGCGGCGGCGATGATGCTGGTGGAGGAGGGCCGGCTCGCGCTGCACGAGCCGGTCGACCGGCTGCTTCCCGAGCTGGCCGGTCGGCGCGTGCTCAGCCGGGTCAACGGGCCGCTCGACCAGACCGTTCCGGCGTCGCGCCCGGTCACCGTCGAAGACCTCCTGACCTTCCGGCTGGGCCATGGGCTGATCTTCGAACCGAGTTTCCAGCCGCCGTACCCGGTGATCGAGGCCGCGAAGGAAATGCGGCTGGTGATGGCGGAGCCGGATCCACGCACACCGCACGGGCCGGACGAGTGGATCCGGCGCTTCGGCACCCTGCCGTTGATGCACCAGCCCGGCGAACGCTGGCAGTACAACACCGGGTCGCTCGTGCTCGGTGTGCTTGTCGCGCGGGCCTCGGGGCGACCGTTGCAGGAATTCCTGCGCGAGCGGCTGTTCCGGCCGCTGGGCATGCGACACACGGGATTCTCTCTGCCGGCCGCCGACGCGCGCCGGATGCCCGGCCTCTACGCGGCGGACCCGGCGACCGGACAGTTGCGGCTACAGCCGGTCTCGCTGCCGCAGGAGTGGACCCGGCCGCCCGCGTTCCCCTCCGGCGCCGCTGGGCTGGTGTCGACCATCGACGACTACCTGGCGTTCAGCCGGATGCTGCTCGACGGGGGCGTCCGG is from Micromonospora sp. WMMD1102 and encodes:
- a CDS encoding AAA domain-containing protein yields the protein MPPGEAARRVVEEVLADLRNGDHRGVVVDSPPGAGKSTLVVRAAGELAEAGEPLIVIAQTNEQVDDLIDRLARAKPELPIGRLSANEYTATDRIRNYSTVRVAAKVADLGGSSVIIGTAAKWALVSEGRWPWAIVDEAYQMRSDALLRVAGRFDRALFVGDPGQLDPFSTVETERWTGLTWDPMQSAVAALLRHNPDLPVHRLPVSWRLSASAAPVVAEAFYPFTGFSAGTTAAQRSLSFATAGFGGGPVDEALELAAAGGWALYELPARHTLRTDSEAADACARLALRVLERGAVAVSERAPEGVPVTADRIAVGAAHRDQVAAVRARLGAAGAGITVDTANRLQGREYDVVIVLHPLSGRRDATAFHLEAGRLCVLVSRHRHACVVVARAGIAELLDAHPSTEPVHLNVPVRFPDGWEANQSVLAHVASRPARA
- a CDS encoding SRPBCC domain-containing protein — translated: MTGHSVKHSTFMLERTYAAAPAAVFAAWSDRDTKAKWFAAEDDRYTLDFRVGGTEAVHGSVPADLVARSEYHDIVPGERIVYTTALFGDRVLSTVSLTTVQFARDGDGTRLVLTEQGTFLDDQEQPGWREQGTGDWLDALGRHVAQR
- a CDS encoding DUF3427 domain-containing protein codes for the protein MTELARGIYEHLITNRLASKLRAFDPELVERADLDPADAHVVLARHITTLVQRALRSVGGSDSERLARQIEMANRIAERIADIEPRAVGNDDQLAEAHRQLLTAIAQPPTPPAAPQFPVRPTTPLSTGALLVNGRHQPRIGHEVNAEMASADHVDLLCAFITWYGVRMLERSVRELIARGGRLRVITTTYLGATDQRAVDRLSELGAEVKVSYETKTTRLHAKAWLFRRASGVVTAYVGSSNLSRAALVDGLEWNVRVSSLEQPHVTNTFEATFTDYWNDPAFEAYDPAEHGDRLRQALRHERRQRLPRVHRLIDTAEADIEITNIDVHPYGYQREILADLEAERLVHGRHRNLVVMATGTGKTVVAALDYRRLRNDRKVDSLLFIAHQEQILRQSRSVFRQVLHQGSFGEVLVGGEKPRDWRHVFASIQSLHRLGDGDLPPNRFDMVIVDEFHHAEAPTYSRVLKRLEPRVLLGLTATPDRADGGDVRRWFDGRTAVELHLWEALERQLLAPFQYFGLHDDVDLSTLRWRRGQGYDPSELSGLYTGNQARTSKILRAVRDKVDVAQMRALAFCVSVVHAERMAESFDRSGVRSAAVTSRLDTDQRRRLIDQFRRGELRVLFTVDLFNEGVDLPMVNTILMLRPTESATIFLQQLGRGLRLDEGKGCLTVLDFIGGQHANFRFDLRWRALTGVSRRGLPQAVADDFPHLPSGCHIELDRVAKDIVLANIKAALPTSTAYLSKELQELGDVSLADFLRETGLELDDIYRRKSLGGWTGLRRRAGLCDGPVGSDDVALGAAIGRMLHLDDPDRLAMLRRVAAKRRPSGGRLANLLHIMLWGNKIPLDRTEEGLRRLWAHSDRCDELVQLADVLEDRIHRLTPGPVSATVPLRVHARYSRDEACAGFGVPNPTQLREGVKWVPEEQADLFFVTLRKSEHHYSPTTMYADRAITDEFFQWESQSTTSAASPTGQRYIRHAEIGSTVHLFVRETKVRDGDLGAPPYLYAGRMTYDSHTGSRPMRVLWRLDSPLPPDVYATARSIAA
- a CDS encoding antibiotic biosynthesis monooxygenase: MIARMWQGWAPVATADDYERHYRSEVAEHLQQVPGFSGARLLRRQDGDEVLFTSLTFFASMDDVRAFAGEDPERAVVAEPARRVLTRWDERVSHHDVSADFEGHVGRR
- a CDS encoding SitI3 family protein → MTATFRLSNRATEDARDDATRAMIRVVLAFFNDYPAYGLLLYNGERIILQRVQGPGGIDSDWEDWAEMSGMRQLVAGLESRRLPQPLL
- a CDS encoding serine hydrolase domain-containing protein; translation: MLRGTAAVGVSAVTGGVLAGASAGPASAGGTGGGHQPWRTGLSRLHDAMAARVAQGKLVGLVYLVAHRGAVHVGTLGSLAPDGAKPMRRDTPFRIASMTKPVVAAAAMMLVEEGRLALHEPVDRLLPELAGRRVLSRVNGPLDQTVPASRPVTVEDLLTFRLGHGLIFEPSFQPPYPVIEAAKEMRLVMAEPDPRTPHGPDEWIRRFGTLPLMHQPGERWQYNTGSLVLGVLVARASGRPLQEFLRERLFRPLGMRHTGFSLPAADARRMPGLYAADPATGQLRLQPVSLPQEWTRPPAFPSGAAGLVSTIDDYLAFSRMLLDGGVRHGRRLLSAESVRLLTTNHLTPQQLASAGTYPLMGRGWGYGMGVTVVPDEISEPGRYGWEGGYGTAWFNDPNRDLIAIALTQTVDFLSDGGSDEFQRLAAAACVRS